Proteins encoded in a region of the Vicia villosa cultivar HV-30 ecotype Madison, WI linkage group LG5, Vvil1.0, whole genome shotgun sequence genome:
- the LOC131605729 gene encoding uncharacterized protein LOC131605729 — MIELDNILLGVEVKDGTTDTLKWFQDSDGIYTVSSGYVAFNNSCNYILYADSKLKVVSRLWDSLVSSKILVFGWHCIIDRISTRDNLSSWRIITNENDKVCVFCFGNGRSFVVVLGFISRQSGLYGVKETQSSSRLKRVAGLSSVIEPRLNKFNDAKSILLDICMKEDRRVAGRVAVVICALWNNRNNFIWNNERNDYMQVSILAFHSWQDWFKAKHEHLPDSGGNQHQSGWSPPRVGWLKCNVDGGFNRLRKTTNRGIAWDYGLFPTVEAEAMALKEAIQAAVQLRLYQVQFESDSQLVVQAIHARKDGNYEFSLIIKSIKSLLDAFPNFKVKFVNRQANLVVHLLARAVNSWTRRSFVDLIPPCNEQQLLNEMN; from the exons ATGATTGAATTAGACAACATTCTATTAGGCGTGGAAGTTAAGGATGGTACAACAGACACTTTAAAGTGGTTTCAAGATTCGGATGGAATTTATACGGTTAGTTCGGGTTATGTAGCTTTCAATAACAGTTGCAATTATATCTTGTATGCTGATAGCAAATTGAAGGTAGTGTCTCGCTTATGGGATTCATTAGTTTCATCTAAGATTCTAGTCTTCGGTTGGCATTGCATAATAGATAGGATATCAACTAGAGATAATTTGAGTAGTTGGAGGATTATTACGAATGAAAACGACAAAGTTTGTGTGTTTTGCTTTG GAAACGGCAGATCATTTGTTGTGGTTTTGGGATTTATTAGCCGACAGAGTGGACTATATGGTGTAAAAGAAACACAATCATCTTCAAGGCTGAAGCG GGTTGCGGGGTTATCCTCTGTTATAGAGCCCAGACTAAACAAATTTAATGATGCTAAATCTATTCTCTTGGATATTTGCATGAAGGAAGATCGTCGGGTGGCAGGAAGAGTAGCGGTAGTTATATGTGCTTTGTGGAATAATAGAAATAACTTCATTTGGAATAATGAAAGAAACGATTATATGCAGGTTAGTATTCTAGCCTTCCACTCCTGGCAAGATTGGTTTAAAGCTAAACATGAACACCTACCCGATAGTGGCGGTAATCAGCACCAATCAGGTTGGAGCCCTCCGAGAGTTGGGTGGTTAAAGTGTAATGTGGATGGTGGTTTCAATCGCCTTAGGAAGACGACAAATAGGG GTATAGCTTGGGATTACGGACTCTTTCCAACCGTAGAAGCAGAAGCCATGGCCTTAAAGGAAGCTATTCAGGCGGCCGTCCAATTGCGGCTATACCAGGTGCAGTTTGAAAGTGATTCCCAATTAGTGGTCCAAGCTATCCATGCTAGGAAAGATGGTAATTATGAGTTTAGTCTAATTATTAAGTCAATTAAAAGTCTTCTAGATGCTTTTCCCAACTTTAAGGTAAAGTTTGTTAATCGCCAAGCGAATTTGGTTGTTCACTTGTTAGCTAGAGCGGTCAATTCTTGGACTAGGCGTAGTTTTGTTGATTTGATTCCTCCTTGTAATGAACAACAGttattgaatgaaatgaattaa